In a single window of the Bacillus clarus genome:
- the argR gene encoding arginine repressor ArgR — translation MNKGQRHIKIREIIANKEIETQDELVDILRNEGFNVTQATVSRDIKELHLVKVPLHDGRYKYSLPADQRFNPLQKLKRNLVDSFVKLDTAGHMLVLKTLPGNAHSLGALIDHLEWDEIIGTICGDDTCLIICRTPEDTGVVSDRFLNML, via the coding sequence ATGAATAAAGGTCAGCGCCATATTAAAATCAGGGAAATTATTGCGAACAAAGAAATTGAAACACAAGATGAATTAGTTGATATTTTACGTAATGAGGGATTTAATGTAACGCAAGCAACTGTATCGCGTGATATTAAGGAACTGCACTTAGTAAAGGTGCCATTACATGATGGGCGCTATAAATATAGCTTACCAGCAGATCAGCGATTTAACCCATTGCAAAAATTAAAGCGAAATCTAGTGGATTCATTTGTAAAATTAGACACGGCAGGACATATGCTTGTGCTAAAAACATTGCCTGGTAACGCTCATTCACTCGGGGCACTTATTGATCATTTAGAGTGGGATGAGATCATCGGAACCATTTGTGGTGATGATACTTGCTTAATTATTTGCCGTACACCTGAAGATACAGGTGTTGTATCTGATCGTTTCTTAAATATGCTGTAA